One stretch of Zingiber officinale cultivar Zhangliang chromosome 6B, Zo_v1.1, whole genome shotgun sequence DNA includes these proteins:
- the LOC121989629 gene encoding UDP-glycosyltransferase 88B1-like, whose protein sequence is MTKGRVVLLPIPTAGHIMSMLELAKLLHRYHFSVTILVAPVPALPVDDCIATVAASGLDIDFCHLQPVDLPNDFDGPEDFISAYMEEQKHLIKSVVHYLLRSGDAPLSALIVNFFATGAIDVAADLDVPCYVYFASNAAFLALMLYLPTLEEKFNQEFEEMEEEVRVPGVCPIPPISMPSPFLRKKSGRYTCFVHHGRRYSELKGIVINTFVDLEPATLRALEDGLCAPGRRTPPVYPVGPLIAREDGEKNRQHECVVWLDGQPARSVVFLCFGSRGCFNAVQVGEIAAGLERSGSRFLWALRVESDEAFGIPNREDARLEEVLPEGFLERTKARGMVWPSWAPQAGILAHRAVGGFVTHCGWNSCLESLQCGVPLLGWPLHAEQHSNAVVMAEEMGVALQLKVERANDNFVKAEELERGVRTLMGESEEGRRVRAKAEETMAAAKKAREEGGSSLVNMQALVEELLLSSVQFSSVK, encoded by the coding sequence ATGACGAAAGGCAGAGTGGTGCTCCTCCCGATCCCCACCGCCGGCCACATCATGTCCATGCTCGAGTTGGCCAAACTCCTCCACCGCTATCACTTCTCCGTCACCATCCTCGTCGCCCCTGTCCCTGCCTTACCCGTTGACGACTGTATCGCCACCGTCGCCGCCTCCGGCCTCGACATCGATTTCTGCCATCTCCAGCCCGTCGATCTGCCCAACGACTTCGACGGACCCGAGGATTTCATATCCGCTTACATGGAGGAGCAAAAACACCTAATCAAATCCGTGGTCCATTACCTCTTGCGCTCCGGCGACGCCCCTTTGTCAGCTCTAATCGTCAACTTCTTTGCCACCGGTGCGATCGACGTCGCGGCCGATCTGGATGTCCCTTGCTATGTCTACTTCGCCTCCAATGCCGCCTTCCTCGCTCTTATGCTCTATCTCCCAACCCTCGAGGAGAAGTTCAACCAGGAGTTCGaggagatggaagaagaggtGAGGGTACCGGGCGTGTGCCCCATCCCGCCGATCTCGATGCCGTCGCCCTTCTTGAGGAAGAAGAGCGGGAGGTACACTTGCTTCGTCCACCATGGTCGGCGCTACTCTGAGCTTAAAGGCATCGTGATCAACACCTTCGTGGATCTTGAGCCTGCGACGCTGCGGGCGCTGGAAGACGGTCTCTGCGCGCCCGGCCGTCGGACCCCGCCGGTGTACCCCGTCGGTCCGCTGATTGCGCGCGAGGACGGTGAGAAAAATAGGCAGCACGAGTGCGTCGTGTGGCTCGACGGGCAGCCGGCTCGCTCGGTGGTGTTCCTCTGCTTCGGGAGCAGAGGCTGCTTCAACGCGGTGCAGGTAGGGGAGATAGCGGCGGGGCTGGAGCGTAGTGGGTCCCGGTTCTTGTGGGCGCTCCGGGTGGAGTCGGACGAGGCGTTCGGGATACCGAATCGGGAGGATGCGAGGCTGGAGGAGGTGCTGCCGGAGGGGTTTCTGGAGCGGACGAAGGCGAGGGGGATGGTATGGCCGTCGTGGGCGCCGCAAGCGGGGATACTAGCTCACCGGGCAGTGGGGGGATTCGTGACGCACTGCGGGTGGAACTCGTGCCTGGAGAGCCTGCAGTGCGGGGTCCCCCTCCTGGGGTGGCCGCTGCACGCGGAGCAGCATTCGAACGCGGTGGTGATGGCGGAGGAGATGGGGGTGGCGCTGCAGCTGAAGGTGGAGAGGGCGAATGACAACTTTGTGAAAGCGGAGGAGTTGGAGAGGGGAGTGAGGACGTTAATGGGGGAGAGCGAGGAAGGAAGGAGAGTGAGGGCCAAGGCAGAGGAGACGATGGCGGCGGCTAAGAAGGCAAGGGAAGAAGGTGGATCTTCCTTGGTAAACATGCAAGCCCTGGTGGAGGAGCTGCTCCTCAGTTCAGTTCAGTTCAGTTCagtgaaatga